In one Brooklawnia cerclae genomic region, the following are encoded:
- a CDS encoding TRAP transporter substrate-binding protein has product MKLSKVILTGAVGVVSLSMAACGGGSSSGEASGGGGEQTVFKLAFNQTEEHPQYHAGEELGKRLEEATDGRYSIKVYPNEQLGGQSDVIQNLANGTVELMWVGGPVLESYNEDFVVYNLPYVFDSYESQMAILQDEELNDDLFHSIEDKGITVLAGVHAGIRNIYNSKRPVTTPDDMAGLKIRVQQSDSQVKMIELMGGVASPMNLGEVYSALQTGVLDGAENNEPTYDAIKHDEVAKYYSYTKHLMIPDYLLVSTKALEGMDEADREAFLALIPEIQELASSEFLDYAEESKQHAEELGAQFNDAGAAAFKEKLTPMVEEYMSANEARQTIYAAIKEANQANPA; this is encoded by the coding sequence ATGAAGTTGTCCAAGGTGATCCTGACCGGTGCCGTCGGTGTCGTGTCGTTGAGCATGGCCGCGTGTGGCGGCGGTTCGTCCAGCGGGGAGGCGAGCGGTGGCGGCGGTGAGCAGACCGTGTTCAAGCTCGCGTTCAACCAGACCGAGGAACACCCGCAGTACCACGCCGGTGAGGAACTGGGTAAGCGCCTCGAGGAGGCGACCGACGGCCGCTACAGCATCAAGGTCTATCCGAACGAGCAGTTGGGCGGACAGTCCGACGTCATTCAGAACCTGGCCAACGGCACCGTCGAGCTGATGTGGGTGGGCGGCCCGGTGCTGGAGTCGTACAACGAGGACTTCGTCGTCTACAACCTGCCCTACGTGTTCGACTCCTACGAGTCGCAGATGGCGATCCTGCAGGACGAGGAGCTCAACGACGATCTCTTCCACTCGATCGAGGACAAGGGCATCACGGTGCTGGCCGGCGTTCACGCGGGCATCCGCAACATCTACAACAGCAAGCGGCCCGTCACCACGCCCGACGACATGGCGGGGCTGAAGATCCGCGTCCAGCAGTCCGACTCGCAGGTGAAGATGATCGAGCTCATGGGCGGCGTCGCGTCCCCGATGAACCTCGGTGAGGTCTACTCGGCGCTGCAGACCGGCGTGCTCGACGGCGCCGAGAACAACGAGCCGACCTACGACGCGATCAAGCACGACGAGGTCGCGAAGTACTACTCGTACACCAAGCACCTGATGATCCCCGACTACCTGCTGGTGAGCACCAAGGCACTGGAGGGCATGGACGAGGCCGACCGCGAGGCGTTCCTGGCGCTCATCCCCGAGATCCAGGAACTGGCCAGCAGCGAGTTCCTCGACTACGCAGAGGAGTCGAAGCAGCATGCCGAGGAACTCGGTGCGCAGTTCAACGACGCCGGCGCGGCGGCCTTCAAGGAGAAGCTGACCCCGATGGTCGAGGAGTACATGAGCGCGAACGAGGCTCGCCAGACCATCTACGCGGCCATCAAGGAAGCCAACCAGGCCAATCCGGCGTAA